A genome region from Urocitellus parryii isolate mUroPar1 chromosome X, mUroPar1.hap1, whole genome shotgun sequence includes the following:
- the Prr32 gene encoding proline-rich protein 32, giving the protein MACTENVFGGYGPSVAVVAVNKNGNKDLSPDDPLQCLNSMQKNDEDGAENWGCPRIPLRPPLNMLTDLAGDQLKGPDERTGSSIPDLSRAVRQPCGLPPAVVEESLATEGVNSSEGLASWRLKGHDSINVSQKVSGSSPALMVGGTRVSSVTSERGGNTAKSVPTLPRSQGFFPLRGPQVRGPSFVPTLRSGIMMEVPLGNTRMACNNGRLAHVSFPPASPRHPGPMPMSSSVPGLPCSTAHCFIPAPPPSFNPFFIKPIAFAPPPVFGPPLSPYFAHLHSGRMPFPASLNKELK; this is encoded by the exons ATGGCTTGTACTGAAAATGT ctTTGGAGGGTATGGCCCTTCTGTTGCAGTGGTAGCTGTCAACAAAAATGGGAACAAGGATCTGAGTCCTGATGACCCCCTCCAGTGTCTGAATTCCATGCAGAAGAATGATGAGGATGGTGCTGAGAACTGGGGCTGCCCTCGCATCCCACTACGACCACCCTTGAATATGCTGACTGATCTGGCCGGAGACCAGCTGAAGGGCCCTGATGAGAGAACAGGATCCAGCATTCCTGATCTTTCAAGAGCTGTCAGACAACCCTGTGGGTTACCACCTGCTGTTGTAGAAGAGTCCCTAGCAACAGAGGGAGTAAATAGCTCTGAGGGGTTGGCAAGCTGGAGGCTGAAGGGACATGATTCTATTAATGTATCCCAGAAAGTCTCTGGCAGCTCTCCAGCACTGATGGTAGGGGGCACAAGGGTCAGCAGTGTGACTAGTGAGAGAGGTGGCAATACTGCAAAATCAGTCCCAACTTTGCCACGGAGCCAAGGGTTCTTTCCACTTAGGGGACCACAAGTAAGAGGTCCTTCATTTGTCCCCACCCTTAGATCAGGGATAATGATGGAGGTACCATTGGGTAATACTAGAATGGCCTGCAATAATGGAAGGTTGGCTCATGTTTCTTTCCCACCTGCGAGCCCAAGACACCCAGGGCCTATGCCTATGTCTTCAAGTGTTCCAGGTTTACCTTGCTCTACTGCTCATTGCTTCATACCTGCCCCACCTCCAAGTTTCAATCCATTTTTCATTAAGCCTATTGCTTTTGCACCTCCCCCAGTATTTGGTCCTCCGCTGTCACCTTATTTTGCTCATTTGCATTCTGGAAGAATGCCTTTTCCTGCATCTTTAAACAAAGAGCTCAAgtga